The following are encoded together in the Pseudomonas sediminis genome:
- a CDS encoding DEAD/DEAH box helicase, whose amino-acid sequence MTFASLGLIEPLLRTLTDLDYQTPTPVQSQAIPAVLKGRDLMAAAQTGTGKTAGFALPVLQRLTLEGPQVTSNSVRALVLTPTRELAEQVLQSFLTYGQHLPLSSYAVYGGVSINPQMMKLRKGVDVLVATPGRLLDLYRQNAVKFSQLQTLVLDEADRMLDLGFARELDELFSALPKKRQTLLFSATFSDAIRQMAGELLRDPLSVEVSPRNAAAKTVKQWLIPVDKKRKSELFLHLLQAKRWGQVLVFAKTRKGVDQLEQELLAMGVAADSIHGDKPQPSRLRALERFKAGEVQILVATDVAARGLDIDDLPLVVNLDLPINAEDYVHRIGRTGRAGSTGEAISLVCADEVDQLAAIENLTQQLIKRVDEPDFIPDHRVPQTAVGGQVLKKPKKPKQKLIPGAAKPAGKGNIHLGRWFEDEDAKPKAKAVRRVPSFGSKPKGGKK is encoded by the coding sequence ATGACCTTCGCTTCCCTCGGTTTGATCGAGCCGCTGCTGCGCACCCTTACTGACCTTGACTACCAGACGCCGACCCCGGTGCAGAGCCAGGCCATTCCCGCTGTGCTCAAGGGCCGCGACCTGATGGCTGCCGCGCAGACCGGCACCGGCAAGACCGCCGGTTTTGCCCTGCCGGTGCTACAACGCCTGACTCTGGAAGGCCCGCAGGTCACCAGCAACAGCGTGCGTGCGCTGGTGCTGACGCCGACCCGCGAACTGGCCGAGCAGGTGCTGCAGAGCTTTCTGACCTATGGCCAGCATCTGCCGTTGAGCAGCTATGCGGTGTATGGCGGGGTCAGCATCAACCCGCAGATGATGAAGCTGCGCAAGGGTGTCGACGTGCTGGTGGCCACGCCAGGTCGGCTGCTCGACCTGTATCGACAGAACGCCGTGAAGTTCTCCCAGCTGCAGACCCTGGTGCTGGATGAAGCCGACCGCATGCTCGACCTGGGTTTTGCCCGCGAGCTGGATGAGCTGTTCAGCGCGCTGCCGAAAAAGCGCCAGACCCTGCTGTTCTCCGCCACCTTCTCCGATGCCATTCGGCAGATGGCTGGCGAGTTGCTGCGTGACCCGCTATCGGTGGAAGTGAGCCCGCGCAACGCCGCCGCCAAGACCGTCAAGCAGTGGCTGATCCCGGTGGACAAGAAGCGCAAGAGCGAGCTGTTCCTACACCTGCTGCAGGCCAAGCGTTGGGGCCAGGTGCTGGTGTTCGCCAAGACCCGCAAGGGCGTCGACCAGCTGGAGCAGGAGCTGTTGGCCATGGGCGTGGCCGCCGACTCGATCCACGGCGACAAGCCGCAGCCGAGTCGCCTGCGTGCACTGGAACGCTTCAAGGCTGGCGAGGTGCAGATACTGGTGGCCACCGATGTGGCCGCGCGTGGCCTGGATATTGATGACCTGCCGCTGGTGGTCAACCTCGACCTGCCGATTAACGCCGAGGACTACGTGCACCGCATCGGCCGAACCGGCCGCGCCGGTAGCACGGGCGAGGCGATCTCCCTGGTCTGCGCCGACGAGGTGGATCAACTGGCGGCGATCGAGAACCTGACCCAGCAGTTGATCAAGCGTGTCGACGAGCCGGACTTCATTCCCGATCACCGTGTTCCGCAGACAGCAGTGGGTGGCCAGGTCCTGAAAAAACCGAAGAAGCCCAAGCAGAAACTGATCCCCGGTGCTGCCAAACCGGCGGGCAAGGGCAATATCCACCTCGGCCGCTGGTTCGAGGATGAGGACGCCAAGCCCAAAGCCAAGGCGGTGCGCAGGGTGCCGAGCTTCGGCAGCAAGCCCAAGGGTGGCAAGAAGTAA
- a CDS encoding 3'-5' exonuclease, with product MESIAVIDFETTGVSPSQARATEIGVAIIEDGRIVDRYQSLMNSGAWVPPFIEQLTGISNAMLRKAPPSDQVMNEVADFIGERPLLAHNASFDQKFWDAELARVRRRRAQPFACSLLLSRRLLPEAPSHKLGNLNAWAGLPDTGRAHRALADAEMAANLTLHLFGLLRERHGRQQADHAFLCQLQNLSAAQVRALLATAS from the coding sequence GTGGAATCCATCGCCGTCATCGACTTCGAAACCACTGGCGTGTCGCCGAGCCAGGCGCGCGCCACCGAAATCGGCGTGGCGATCATCGAGGACGGGCGCATCGTCGACCGCTATCAGAGCCTGATGAACAGTGGCGCCTGGGTGCCGCCGTTCATCGAGCAGCTCACCGGCATCAGCAACGCCATGCTGCGCAAGGCGCCGCCGTCTGATCAGGTGATGAACGAGGTGGCCGACTTCATCGGCGAGCGGCCGCTGCTGGCGCACAATGCCTCTTTCGACCAGAAGTTCTGGGACGCCGAACTGGCTCGGGTGCGCCGTCGTCGTGCGCAGCCCTTCGCCTGCTCGCTGCTGCTGTCGCGGCGCCTGCTACCGGAGGCGCCCAGCCACAAACTGGGCAACCTCAACGCCTGGGCCGGCTTGCCTGACACCGGTCGTGCTCACCGTGCGCTGGCCGATGCCGAGATGGCCGCGAACCTGACGCTGCACCTGTTCGGTCTGCTGCGTGAGCGCCATGGCCGGCAGCAGGCCGATCATGCCTTTCTCTGCCAGTTGCAGAACCTCTCTGCCGCTCAGGTGCGGGCGTTGCTGGCCACTGCCAGCTGA
- a CDS encoding NYN domain-containing protein, protein MKKIAVFADVQNLYYTVRQVHGCHFDYSVLWAEVSRRGVIVEAYAYAIDRGDAKQQQFQQILRKLGFTVKLKPYIQRADGSAKGDWDVGITIDVLDAIERVDEIVLASGDGDFDLLLERVRSRGVEAIAFGAPGLTAQSLIRAASLYVPIEGELLLRNN, encoded by the coding sequence GTGAAGAAGATCGCCGTATTCGCCGATGTGCAGAACCTCTATTACACGGTGCGCCAGGTGCATGGCTGCCATTTCGACTACAGCGTGCTGTGGGCCGAGGTCAGCCGCCGTGGGGTGATCGTCGAGGCCTACGCCTATGCCATCGACCGGGGTGACGCCAAGCAGCAGCAGTTTCAGCAGATCCTGCGCAAGCTGGGTTTCACCGTGAAGCTCAAACCCTATATCCAGCGTGCCGACGGCTCGGCCAAGGGCGACTGGGACGTGGGCATCACCATCGACGTGCTCGACGCCATCGAGCGCGTCGACGAGATCGTGCTGGCCTCCGGTGACGGCGATTTCGACCTGCTGCTCGAACGCGTGCGCAGCCGTGGCGTCGAAGCCATCGCCTTCGGCGCGCCGGGGCTGACGGCGCAGTCGCTGATCCGCGCCGCCAGCCTGTACGTGCCCATCGAGGGCGAACTGTTACTACGCAATAACTGA
- a CDS encoding YbaK/EbsC family protein — protein MTSLQQLRQRNLDLLQRLGISHRLVEHEPVLDYPTAHAVRQRFGLRGVESKSLFLRSGARRYAMLITLEGARADWAGLKTLLGSRPRIASDEELIEQTGCVPMCACPFGHDASITLLIDRAVLTCDFLLYSPGPPELTLEVPGGELPRLLKAQPNAQLEYS, from the coding sequence ATGACGTCTCTACAACAGCTGCGCCAGCGTAACCTCGACCTGCTCCAGCGCCTGGGAATCAGCCACCGCCTGGTCGAGCATGAGCCGGTGCTGGATTACCCCACCGCCCATGCCGTGCGCCAGCGTTTCGGCCTGCGCGGAGTGGAGAGCAAGAGCCTGTTCCTGCGCAGCGGTGCACGGCGCTACGCCATGCTGATCACCCTCGAAGGCGCCCGCGCCGACTGGGCCGGGCTCAAGACGCTGCTCGGCAGTCGCCCGCGCATCGCCAGCGACGAGGAACTGATCGAGCAAACCGGCTGCGTGCCGATGTGCGCCTGCCCGTTCGGTCATGACGCCAGCATCACCCTGCTGATCGATCGCGCGGTGCTGACCTGCGACTTTCTGCTGTATTCGCCCGGCCCGCCCGAACTGACCCTGGAAGTGCCCGGCGGCGAACTGCCGCGTCTGCTCAAGGCGCAGCCCAACGCGCAGCTGGAGTACTCTTGA
- a CDS encoding VOC family protein — protein sequence MSETNPSILSHVSIGTNDFDAASAFYAKVLATLGCREIMRHPGAVAFGREYPEFWVQTPINGQPATLGNGSHFGFVAPDKASVHAFHEAALAAGGQDEGQPGPRPDYGEPYYGCFVRDLDGHKIEAAFWDVELMLAGAAQHEHG from the coding sequence ATGAGCGAAACCAACCCCAGCATCCTCTCTCACGTATCCATCGGCACCAACGATTTCGACGCCGCCAGCGCCTTCTACGCCAAGGTCCTGGCCACCCTCGGTTGCCGGGAAATCATGCGCCATCCCGGAGCGGTGGCCTTTGGCCGCGAGTACCCGGAATTCTGGGTACAGACGCCGATCAACGGTCAGCCGGCGACACTCGGCAACGGCAGCCACTTCGGCTTCGTCGCCCCGGACAAGGCCTCGGTGCATGCCTTTCACGAGGCAGCGCTGGCGGCCGGAGGCCAGGACGAAGGCCAGCCAGGGCCGCGCCCGGATTATGGCGAGCCCTACTACGGGTGTTTCGTCAGAGATCTCGACGGCCACAAGATCGAGGCTGCCTTCTGGGACGTGGAACTCATGCTGGCGGGTGCGGCGCAACACGAGCACGGCTGA